The following are encoded together in the Leuconostoc mesenteroides subsp. mesenteroides ATCC 8293 genome:
- the rplB gene encoding 50S ribosomal protein L2, with the protein MAIKSYKPTSAGRRNMTTSDFAEITKTTPEKSLLAKKSKTGARNASGRMTVRHHAGGHKQAYRIVDFKRTKDDKTATVKAIEYDPNRTANIALLVYEDGIKSYILAPKGLKVGDKVQSGPDADIKPGNALPLSAIPEGTLIHNIELKPGKGGQLARSAGASAQILGRDGKYIIVRLTSGEVRLVLATNRATIGEVGNAEHSLINWGKAGRNRWRGKRPHVRGSVMNPNDHPHGGGEGKAPVGRPSPMSPWGKKTAGKKTRDKKKASTKFIVRGRKSK; encoded by the coding sequence TTGGCTATCAAGAGTTATAAGCCAACTTCTGCCGGACGTCGTAATATGACGACTTCAGATTTCGCTGAAATCACGAAGACAACGCCCGAAAAGAGTTTGTTGGCCAAAAAGTCAAAGACTGGTGCACGTAATGCATCTGGTCGTATGACAGTTCGCCACCATGCTGGTGGACATAAGCAAGCCTACCGTATCGTAGACTTCAAGCGTACTAAAGATGACAAGACAGCTACTGTAAAAGCTATCGAATATGATCCAAATCGTACTGCTAACATTGCTTTGTTAGTATACGAAGATGGTATCAAGTCATATATCTTGGCGCCAAAGGGATTGAAGGTTGGCGACAAAGTTCAATCTGGTCCTGATGCCGACATTAAGCCCGGCAATGCCTTGCCATTGAGTGCTATTCCTGAAGGTACTTTGATTCACAATATCGAATTGAAGCCTGGTAAGGGTGGACAATTGGCTCGTTCAGCTGGTGCATCAGCACAAATTTTGGGACGTGATGGTAAATATATCATCGTTCGTTTGACTTCAGGTGAAGTTCGTTTGGTATTAGCTACAAACCGTGCAACAATCGGTGAAGTTGGTAATGCTGAGCATTCATTGATTAACTGGGGTAAAGCTGGTCGTAACCGTTGGCGTGGAAAGCGTCCACACGTTCGTGGATCAGTTATGAACCCTAACGACCATCCACACGGTGGTGGTGAAGGTAAAGCACCAGTTGGTCGTCCAAGTCCTATGTCACCATGGGGTAAGAAGACTGCCGGTAAGAAGACTCGCGATAAGAAGAAGGCTTCAACAAAGTTTATCGTTCGCGGTCGTAAGAGTAAGTAA
- the rplW gene encoding 50S ribosomal protein L23: protein MDARDIIRRPIITEASMAQTERKRYVFEVDTRATKPEIKKAIEEIFEVKVSGLNTANVRGKKKRQGRYVGYTRKLKKATVTLSKDSKDIQIFNEG from the coding sequence ATGGATGCACGCGATATTATCCGTCGCCCTATCATCACCGAAGCTTCAATGGCGCAAACAGAACGTAAGCGTTATGTCTTCGAAGTTGATACGCGCGCAACAAAGCCTGAAATTAAAAAAGCTATCGAAGAAATCTTTGAAGTTAAAGTTTCTGGTTTAAACACAGCGAACGTTCGTGGCAAGAAAAAGCGCCAAGGCCGTTATGTTGGTTACACACGTAAATTAAAGAAGGCAACCGTTACGTTGTCAAAAGATTCAAAAGATATTCAAATCTTTAACGAAGGTTAA
- the rpsS gene encoding 30S ribosomal protein S19, with amino-acid sequence MARSLKKGPFADPHLLKKIEAQVDSEKKSVIKTWSRRSTIFPSFIGFTIAVYDGRKHVPVYVQEDMVGHKLGEFVPTRTFKGHKNDDKKTGK; translated from the coding sequence ATGGCTCGTAGTTTAAAAAAGGGACCATTTGCGGACCCACACTTGCTTAAGAAGATTGAAGCGCAAGTTGATTCTGAAAAGAAATCAGTGATCAAGACTTGGTCACGTCGTTCAACAATCTTCCCAAGCTTCATCGGCTTTACAATTGCCGTTTATGATGGTCGCAAGCACGTTCCAGTTTATGTGCAAGAAGATATGGTCGGACACAAGTTAGGTGAATTCGTACCAACTCGTACGTTCAAGGGACACAAGAACGACGATAAAAAGACTGGTAAATAA